CCGACCCGAAGCAGGCGGCCGCGGAGATCCGGCGGATCGGAGACAGGCCCGAGGTGCTCCAGGTCATCATGCCCGCCGGGGGGGCGCATGCCCTTCGGGAACCGGTTCTACGACCCGATCTACGAAGCGGCGCAGGAGTGTCGGCTTCCCATGTGCGTGCACTTCGGCGTGGAGGGCGCCGGTTTTGCCAATGCGCCTACGGCCGCGGGGTACCCGTCCTACTATCTGGAAATGCGCATGGCCCGGCCCCAGATCGCCATGGCGCACGTCTCGAGCCTGATCTGCGAAGGCACGTTCGAGAAATTCCCCGGTCTGAAGTTCCTCTTCATCGAGCACGATACCTTCTGGGTACCGGGGCTGATGTGGCACATGGACACCGACTGGAAGGCGGTCCGCGACTACACGCCCTGGGTCAAGCGGCTACCCAGCGAGTATATACGGGACCACGTCAGGTTCGGATGCCAGCCCATGGAACAGCCGCCGACCCGTCAGGACCTGAGGACCTTCCTCGACTGGCTGCACGCGGACGAAATTCTCGTGTACGCGAGCGACTATCCCCACTGGGACTGGGAATCGCCGGACTCGGTGCTTCCCGGCGTGGATGCGGGGTTGAAGCGCAGGGTGTTCGTGGATACGGCGCGGGAACTGTACAGCCTGGACGACCAGGGAAACCCCACCAGATGAGCGAGCGATACGAAGTCGCCGCCGTGGATGAACTGCCTCCCGGCGAGCGGCGAATCGTCCCCGCGGGCGGACGCGGCGGGATCGGCGTGTTCAACATAGGCGGCCGATACTACGCCCTGCGGAACCGTTGTCCGCACAAGGGCGGGCCGATCTGCCTCGGTCGCCTGAGGCCCCATGTAACGGCGGATGAAGTATATACGGTCGATCACCACGAGAAGCAGGTCCTGAAGTGCGCCTGGCACCAGTGGGAATTCGACCTCGCGACCGGCCAGGCGCTCTACGATCCCCGCATGCGGGTCAAGACCTACCGGGTGGAGATCGAAGCGGGCAAGGTGATCCTGTACCTGGAGTGACCGGAATCACTGGTCGGGAAAGAAGGAGACTTGCCGTGAAAATCCGGTTCTCCATTGCGCTCCTCTCCGCGTTTTGCATTGCCTGCACGGCCGCATTGGCCTGGCCGGACACGGAGTCGCCCGCTTCCTACACCAATTCCATCGGCATTCCGCTTCCTCCCGACGCGGCCCCGCCCGAGTACCAGGTCTTCACCAGTTTCAAGGCCGAAAACCGCTACCTGGATATGGCCACCTCCCACTACCAGGTGATCGGCCACGATTACGCGCTGGTCAACGAACCCCTGGTACGCATGGACCGGGATTACAACCTGCTGCCGGCCGCCGCGAGCCGGTGGGAGGCGTCCGACGACGGGCTCACCTGGACGTTTCACCTGCAACCCGACCTCATCTTCGCCGACGGACATCCCCTTACGGCTTACGACTTCGAGGACACCTTCAAGCGGTGGGCGGACCCTGCCACGGGATTCGACCTCGAATGGTTCTACCAGTCGATCAGGAACTGGGGCGAGGTCGTTGCAGCCCAACTACCCATCGATTCGCTGGGGGTAAGGGCGCTCGACGACCACGCCATCGCTTTCTCGACCGAGCAACCCACGCCCTACCTGCCCCTGATCCTGACCTTCAGCTGGGTGACGCCCACGCACCTTTTCGAGAAACACGGTCCGGGCTGGTCGACACGGCCGGAAACGCTGCTGGGCAGCGGCCCGTTCAGGCTGTTGGAATGGTCGAAGCTGGACCGGATTGTGCTGGTGCCGAATCCCCACTACCGGGGACCCCACAAACCATATCTCGAAAAAGTGGTCTCGAAGCTCTTCAACGCCGCGGTACCTCCGCCGATGTTGTCGTCTTACGAGGCGGGCGCGGTGGACCTGGCCTCCCTGACGAACCAGGCGGAAATCAACCGCGTTAAGCACGATGCAGGGCTCAGGGACCAGCTCGTCACCTATTCGGCCTTCGGGACCACCTACCTGATGATGGACACCTTCAAGCCGCCTTTCGACGATCTCCGGGTGCGGCAGGCATTCAGCCACGCCATCGATACCGAAGCGCTGGTCGAGTCCGCCCTCCAGGGCGTCGCCGTTCCCGCGGTGTCCATGTTGCCCGCCGGGTTTCCCGCGGCCAATCCCGGGGAACTTGCGCCTGTTCAGCGATACGATCCGGGCCTGGCGCGCCGGCTGCTCGCGGAAGCCGGCTATCCGGACGGAAGAGGGTTTCCGCAGACGGTGATGTGGATCAGGGGAGCCAATCTACAGGGGGGACAAGCGCCCCAGGCGGTACAGGCCATGCTGAAGCGCAATCTGAACCTGGATATCGGCGTGCAGAACACCGAGGCCAAACTGTTCATGGAAACCATGTACCAGGGAAACATCGCCTTCGCCATGATCCCCTACGGGTACGACTACATGGATCCCAGCAATCTGCTCGGTATCTGGCTTTCGACGGGCCGCCATGCCTGGTTCAACCAGCGCTTCGAATCCGTCATGGCGGAGGCCAATCACCTGATCGGCGACCCGGAAAGACGTTTAGCGCTCTACGAGGAGGCCGAACGCATCGTGGTCGAGGACGTGGCCGGCGTGTTCCTGTGGCACAGTCAGCACAACGAACTCTGGAAGCCTTACCTGCGCACCGAAGCCCTCGAGCGGAACGAGCGGGGTGGTTACGCGATTCGTGTCGACAAGCATCTCAACCTGTCGACGACGCTTTACGTCACGGAGGAGGTCGTGAGGGACGGGGCCGCCGAGGACCGGGACGAGGGATTCTGGGACTGGCTCTTCAGATCCGGCCGTTGAAGATCTACGAGCGCTTGAAAACCTCCCCGGCCGCGGCTACACCCACACCTTCTTCCACCTCCCATCCCATCTTGTTCAGAGTCTGTTCCACCGCTGATATCGTACGCAGCACATGCCCGGGCACGGCCATGAAGCCCATGGTGCCGATCCGGGCAAGGCTGCTGAGCGCGATGCCGTGCTCTTCGAAGAGGATCCGATTCAACTCGGCCGCGTCGAGGTGGTCCGGCAGGGCAATGCGGGTCGCCACGGGTGCGGCCGACTCCTCGGTCGCGGCTACGATACCGAGACCCAGGGCGCCTAACGCCGCGTGCACCGCCCTGGACGCGACGTACTGGCGGCGGTAGACCTTTTCCGGGCCCTCGTCCATAATGGCCTTCAGCGAGGCGTGCAGCCCCACGACCAGGGTGTAGGACGCATGAGGGCCGTGGACGGGCCAGTCCCGCGGATGGGGTTTTTGCGCGCGTGGAACGCTTCCCTTTTCGAGGGTGTCGTACCCCATCGCGGCGCCTCCTTCCATGCCGTAGCGCCGCCAGGAGTGGAGATCAAGGCACATGGCGCGCGGTGCGCGGCGCAGGTTTTCGATCTTGTCCCAGGCCTTTTCGCTGGCCACCACGATCGCCAGGCCCTGGGGCGCGTTCAGGCACTTCTGGGTCGTGGTGACGAGCAAGTCGATGCCCCAATCGTCGACGCGCACCTCGACCCCTCCGAAGGACGACACGCAGTCCACCATGTAGATCACGTGGGGAAACTCGTCCTTCAGCATGCGCCCGATGGCCTCGATGGGATTCAGCGTGCCTGTCGTGGTCTCGCAGTGGACCAGCGCGACCTGCCTGATTGCCGGATCGCCGAGCAGGTGC
This Gemmatimonadota bacterium DNA region includes the following protein-coding sequences:
- a CDS encoding amidohydrolase family protein gives rise to the protein MPFGNRFYDPIYEAAQECRLPMCVHFGVEGAGFANAPTAAGYPSYYLEMRMARPQIAMAHVSSLICEGTFEKFPGLKFLFIEHDTFWVPGLMWHMDTDWKAVRDYTPWVKRLPSEYIRDHVRFGCQPMEQPPTRQDLRTFLDWLHADEILVYASDYPHWDWESPDSVLPGVDAGLKRRVFVDTARELYSLDDQGNPTR
- a CDS encoding Rieske (2Fe-2S) protein produces the protein MSERYEVAAVDELPPGERRIVPAGGRGGIGVFNIGGRYYALRNRCPHKGGPICLGRLRPHVTADEVYTVDHHEKQVLKCAWHQWEFDLATGQALYDPRMRVKTYRVEIEAGKVILYLE
- a CDS encoding peptide ABC transporter substrate-binding protein; the encoded protein is MKIRFSIALLSAFCIACTAALAWPDTESPASYTNSIGIPLPPDAAPPEYQVFTSFKAENRYLDMATSHYQVIGHDYALVNEPLVRMDRDYNLLPAAASRWEASDDGLTWTFHLQPDLIFADGHPLTAYDFEDTFKRWADPATGFDLEWFYQSIRNWGEVVAAQLPIDSLGVRALDDHAIAFSTEQPTPYLPLILTFSWVTPTHLFEKHGPGWSTRPETLLGSGPFRLLEWSKLDRIVLVPNPHYRGPHKPYLEKVVSKLFNAAVPPPMLSSYEAGAVDLASLTNQAEINRVKHDAGLRDQLVTYSAFGTTYLMMDTFKPPFDDLRVRQAFSHAIDTEALVESALQGVAVPAVSMLPAGFPAANPGELAPVQRYDPGLARRLLAEAGYPDGRGFPQTVMWIRGANLQGGQAPQAVQAMLKRNLNLDIGVQNTEAKLFMETMYQGNIAFAMIPYGYDYMDPSNLLGIWLSTGRHAWFNQRFESVMAEANHLIGDPERRLALYEEAERIVVEDVAGVFLWHSQHNELWKPYLRTEALERNERGGYAIRVDKHLNLSTTLYVTEEVVRDGAAEDRDEGFWDWLFRSGR
- a CDS encoding aminotransferase class V-fold PLP-dependent enzyme, encoding LMLKELMHTGNGPMLIPGSAVYGLEAAMLGTVESGDHVLTVQTGVFGRLLTELARFAGGDTTEIALEEGQPVDPETIRGHLLGDPAIRQVALVHCETTTGTLNPIEAIGRMLKDEFPHVIYMVDCVSSFGGVEVRVDDWGIDLLVTTTQKCLNAPQGLAIVVASEKAWDKIENLRRAPRAMCLDLHSWRRYGMEGGAAMGYDTLEKGSVPRAQKPHPRDWPVHGPHASYTLVVGLHASLKAIMDEGPEKVYRRQYVASRAVHAALGALGLGIVAATEESAAPVATRIALPDHLDAAELNRILFEEHGIALSSLARIGTMGFMAVPGHVLRTISAVEQTLNKMGWEVEEGVGVAAAGEVFKRS